A window of Pseudomonas putida genomic DNA:
ACGCTTGTTGGAATGCTCGGAGAAGAAGCTCTGGCCCAGATAGCCATGGGCAAAGTGCAGTTCGATCCACTCGAAACCGGCATCACGCGCACGGCGGGCAGCATCGACGAAGTCCTGCTTGACCCGGGCGATGTCGTCCAGGGTCATCTCGCGCGGCACTTGTGGCAGGTGCGCGCCGAAGGCGATGGCGGACGGGGCGATGGTTTCCCAGCCGCGGGCGTCGTCGGCGGCAATGTGATCATCACCTTCCCACGGGCGGTTGGCGCTGGCCTTACGCCCGGCATGGGCAATCTGGATACCCGGCACGGAACCTGCGGCCTTGATTGCCTGCACCACCGGTACGAAAGCCTGGGCGTGGGCATCGCTCCAGATACCGGCACAACCGGGGGTGATGCGCCCTTCCGGTGCCACTGCCGTGGCCTCGACCACCAGCAGGCCGGCACCGCCACGGGCCAGGCTGGCCAGGTGCACGTGGTGCCAGTCGTTGATCATGCCGTCCTCGGCCATGTACTGGCACATCGGCGGGATGGCAATGCGGTTGCGCAGGGTGACGTCCTTGAGGGTATAGGGTTCGAACAAGGCGGACATGGGCAAGCTCCCGAGCTGATTGATTACGATAGTTCGATCATAATCGAACTATGGCAATTAATGATAGCCCCGTTATCATGACGACCATGCGAGCCTACCCACACCCCAATCCTGAAGACCTGACCCTGGAACGTCTGCTCTATGCCCTGAGCGACCCGGTGCGCCTGGATATCGTGCGCCGCCTGGCAGGCGTGACCGAAGCCAGCTGCGGCGAGCTGGACGGCGGCCGGCCGAAGTCGAGCATGTCCCACCACTTTCGCGTGCTGCGTGATGCGGGGCTGGTGCATACCCGCAATGTGGGAACTACCCATATGAATTCGTTGCGTAGCGAGATGCTGGGGGAGCGGTTTCCCGGGTTGCTGGACTGCATTCTGCGGCAGCAATGATTTTCCTGTGCCGGCCTCTTCGCGGGTAAACCCGCTCCCACACGGACCGCGTTGGCCACAGGCTTGGCGCTATCCCTGTGGGGGCGGGTTTACCCGCGAAAGGGCCGGAACAGGCAACAAAAAAGCCACGAGGTCTCCCCCGTGGCTTCTTTCACAACGATGGCCGATTACAGCGCCATGTCATTCTCAGGCTTGCTCTCGACCGGCTGGCTCGGTGCAACCGTGGTACCGACGCTCTCGTCGATCACCGGTGGTTTCTCGAGCTGCAGCACTTCAGCGGTGTAGTTCCACTCCTTCTGGGTGGCCGCCGCCGAGTCGTTCAGCTTGGTGCCGTAGCTTGGCACGATCTGCTTGATCTTGGCCTGCCACTCAGGGGTAGCGACCTTTTCCTTGAACACGGTTTCCAGCACGTTCAGCATGATCGGTGCAGCAGTCGAAGCACCTGGCGATGCACCCAGCAGGCCGGCGATGGTGCGGTCCTCGGAAGCGACCACCTCAGTACCCAGCTTCAGCACGCCGCCCTTCTCGGCATCACGCTTGATGATCTGCACGCGCTGGCCGGCCTGCCACAGGCGCCAGTCTTCCTTCTTGGCGTTCGGGAAGTAGGTACGCAGGGCTTCGAAGCGGTCGTCGTCAGACAGCATCAGCTGGCCAGCGAGGTACTCGACCAGCGGGTACTGGTCGATACCGACCTTGGTCATCGGCCATACGTTGTGGGTGGTGGTGCTGCTCAGCAGGTCCAGGTACGAACCGTTCTTCAGGAACTTGGTCGAGAAGGTGGCGAACGGCCCAAACAGGATCACGCGCTTGCCGTCCAGCACACGGGTGTCCAGGTGCGGAACCGACATGGGCGGCGCGCCGGTCGAGGCGATGCCGTAGGCCTTGGCCATGTGCTGCATGGCAATGGTCGGGTTCTCGGTCACCAGGAACGAGCCGCCCACCGGGAAGCCTGCGTATTCCTTGGCTTCAGGAATGCCCGACTTCTGCAGCAGCTTCAATGCGCCGCCGCCGGCACCGATGAACAGGAACTTGGCGTCGGTGGCCGACTCGGTACCGTCCTTCAGGTTCTTGTACTCGACGTGCCAGGAGCCGTCCTTGTTTCGGGTGATGTCCTGCACTTCGCTGGACAGCTTCAGGTCGAAGTTGTCCTGGGTTTTCAAGTGGCCGACGAACTGGCGGGTGATCTCGCCGAAGTTGACGTCGGTGCCGATTGGCGTCCAGGTCACGGCCAGCTTCTGGTTCGGGTCGCGGCCTTCCATCATCAGCGGGACCCACTTGGCGATCTGCGCGTGGTCCTCGGAGTATTGCATCGGGCGGAACAGCGGGCTGGCCTGCAGCGCGTCGTAACGCTTCTTCAGGAACTTGATGTTGTCATCGCCCCACACGAAGCTCATGTGCGGCGTGGTGTTGATGAACGAGTGCGGGTTCTTCAGTACGCCCTGGCGAACCTGCCAGGCCCAGAACTGCCGGGAGATCTGGAAGGCTTCGTTGATTTCGATGGCCTTGCTGATGTTGACGTTGCCGTCTTTGTCTTCCGGGGTGTAGTTCAGTTCGGCCAGCGCGGAGTGGCCGGTACCGGCGTTGTTCCAGCCGTTGGAGCTTTCTTCGGCCACGCCATCCAGGCGCTCGACCATTTCCATCGACCAGCTTGGCTCCAGCTCGTGCAGCCACACGGCCAAGGTGGAGCTCATGATGCCGCCGCCGACCAGCAGCACATCTACTTTCTTGGTTTCTGCGGCGTGCGCTTGCATGACGCTTGCAGCGACAGCCAGACCCAGCAAGGTCTTGCCAGCTTTCTTGAACATTGATCGATTCCAGTCAGGAGAACAGGGGTGGGCCTGTGGCTGGCCCAGGTAAAGCGTGTTCTGCAGCGCAGGCTTGTTGTTGATCGTTATTCAGCAGCCAGAGAACCAGAAAACGACTCGGGCTTTTGTCGAATTGACCGACAAGGCTGAATCGTTTTTCCGATTGTAGCTTAAATGCCAGCACAAACAAATTACCGCCCGGAGCGTCAAGGCGACGGGTTGCCCCAGTGGCAGATTGTCACGCCGAAAAACAAAAACCCCCGGTCACGTACATGACCGGGGGCCTTGGATCACGCCGCAAGCGTCGCGATCAGGGTATCGCCAAGATTACTGCTGCTGAGGCAGTTTATCGATCGGGCCGCAGCCACCGATGATCTTGGAGATGGAAACCGAAGGGTGGAACAGGTAGTCGTAGGTGCAGTTTTTCGGCTGGTTGTAAACCTGACCAGTGCAACCCGACAGCAGGGCAACACCCGAAACGACAGCAACGGCAACGGTAGCCTTGAACAGCTTTTTCATACTAAGTCCTTTAATGAATCATCTTCGGCCATCATTCTGATGGCGGCGGGATGATACAGAACCTGGGCATTGGATCCAAGCAGCAACGTGCATTGGCTAGTTGCAGGGATGCAGTTGTAGGAGCGGCCTTGTGTCGCGATGGGCCGCAAAGCGGCCCCTGTCCTACACCTGAAGCTCAGAATAATCCCCTTCCATGTAGGCAATTTCCCAAACATACTGCCAAACCGCTCAAACTGTTGCGACGGATTGGGTCGCGCTCTAGTCTCGGCTTGTCGTTGCAAATCAACGACCGGCTTTGACAGGCCGATTACTCAAGTTTCCGTTGCAGCGCTTTATGGCAGCTGTGCATGGGGCACATTCGTGTGCGCCGGGTCCTTGGGTACCGGTCTGTCAACCCATGTATAGCTGCCTCCATTCGTTTGACAGCGTTGCCAGGCGGCTCCACTTACCCAAGGAGCTTACATGCGCAAGATGGTCCCCGATCCACCCCACTCCCTCGATTCCACCCAGGCTCTGCAAGACACCCTGGTCCAGTCCTCAGAGTACGTACTCTGCGCCCTGTTCGTGGCCCGCCAATCCGTGCAACTCAAACCCACGGCCCCAAGTTCGATCGTGATGCAGGCCGTGATCCATGAAATGGAGGCGGTACAGGGCCTGGTCGAGTCGGCATTGAATGCAATTGCGGATGCAGGTCCATTTGCCGGCTGAGCCGCGAACCTTGCACTAGCAGGCCTGGCCTCTTCGCGGGCACGCCCGCTCCCACAGGGGTAATCATTGCCCTCAGGTACTGCGCCATACCTGTGGGAGCGGGCGCGCCCGCGAAGAGGCCGGCCCAGACACCCAAGACTCCAGGGAGTAAAACAATGCCCACCGACGACACAAAGCAACCCACCACAGTCGGCAAGACCTGCTTCTACCAAGGCGAAAACAACACCCACCCGCTGTTCCGCATCGAACCTGGCATCCCCTGCCAGGACGCCCGCGAGCAGGCCTCCGAACTGATGGGCTACGTCCGCGACCTGATCATCACCGGCCTGATGGACGGCGACCAGAAGCTGATCTGGGCTTCGCACTACCTGAGTGCGATGGCCAAGGCGCTGCTGGATGATGCAGAGCTGGGGATGATGAAAAAGTAAGACACCGACAAAGCCCCTGGAAAGGTGAACATCCAGGGGTCCTATCTATCGCATTCGATGCCATGTAGTCCATTTCCCAAATCTACGCCAAACCTGCTCTAGCTATTGCCTGTGCTCAACCCGCCCGCTTAGCCTCGTCGCGCAGCACTCGGTCGCTCACTCATCGACAAGGAGTAGCCAGTAGGCTACATTAAAGGTATGCCGAATCAGATTGACACGACGCCAGAATTTGACGATTGGCTGGATGACGTCAAAGACCCGATCGGCAGAGGTGCAATCACTTCCAGAATCGCCCGAGCCGAAATTGGCAGCTTCGGCGATATCGAATCGGTAGGCGATGGTGTCAGTGAGATGCGTGTGTTTGTCGGTCCGGGATATCGAATCTACTTCGTACGAACGGGCTCGACTCGCTACCTGATGCTTTACGGCAGCAATAAAACGGATCAACACAGAGCCATCAAGCGAGCCAAGGAAATCCTTGATTCTGTAAGAGGTAAACAACGATGAGCGACAAATTCACCCCCGAGGACATGCCCATCCTTGAGCTGGACTTGAGCAATAGCAAACGGTTCGAGGCTTCCCGGTTTCTAGACAGCCCCGAAACCATCGCAGCTTTCCTGGCAGAAGCAATGAAAGCTAACGACGCTCAAATCCTGATGCATGCGTTGGGCGAAGTGGCGAAAGCCAAGGGCGTGAACCAATTTGCACAAGAGGCGGGCGTAAATCGTGAATCGCTTTACAAGACTTTGAGGGGTGGCGATAAGACACGCTTCTCAACTATTCAGAAGCTGATGCTGGCTTTGGGAGTTGAGCTGACAGTGAGGCCACTCCAGAAGCTACCAGCTTCTTCATAGGACGCCACCCAACAGGCAAGCAGAACGCCAAATCGATTGCCGGTCCAACAACGAAAAAGCCCCTGGAAACTTGCGCTTCCAAGGGCTTTATCTTGTATGGCGGAGAGATAGGGATTTGAACCCTAGGTACTGTTGCCAGTACAACGGATTTCGAATCCGTCCCGTTCGACCACTCCGGCATCTCTCCAATGCCGCGCATCATACCAGCGTTCTTTTGAAAGGCAAACCTTTTTTTCAAAAAAATCGCGTGGTATCAGGCGCTTGCGTGAACGTAGCGCTTACAGCGGCACGCCCAGGCGCTTGGCAACTTCTTCGTAGGCTTCGATCACGTCGCCCAGGCCCTGGCGGAAGCGGTCTTTGTCCATCTTCTTGCGGGTTTCTTTGTCCCACAGGCGGCAGCCGTCCGGGCTGAACTCGTCGCCCAGCACGATCTGACCGTGGAATACGCCGAACTCCAGCTTGAAGTCGACCAGCAGCAGGCCAGCGTCATCGAACAGCTTGCTCAGCACTTCGTTGACTTTCAGCGACAGCTTTTTCATTTCGGCCAGCTGCTCGGCGGTGCCCCAACCGAACGCGACAACGTGGGATTCGTTGATGAAGGGGTCGCCCTTCTCGTCGTTCTTCAGGAACAGTTCGAAGGTGGACGGCTCCAGCTTGATGCCCTCCTCCACGCCCAGGCGCTTGACCAGGCTGCCCGCAGCGTAGTTGCGCACCACGCACTCGACCGGGATCATGTCCAGCTTCTTCACCAGGCACTCGTTGTCGCCCAGCAGCTTGTCGAACTGGGTCGGCACGCCGGCTTCTTCGAGTTTCTGCATGATGAAGGCGTTGAACTTGTTGTTCACCATGCCTTTGCGGTCGAGCTGTTCGATGCGCTTGCCGTCGAACGCCGAAGTGTCGTTACGGAACAGCAGGATCAAGCGGTCGGCGTCGTCGGTCTTGTAAACCGATTTGGCCTTGCCGCGGTAGAGTTCGTCGCGTTTTTCCATGATTGGGCTCCGCTTGCTTGAGGTGTTGGGCTAGGCGATTTCGCGCCAGTCGAGCCCGTGTTCCTGATTCGCCACCTGGAGCCAGTCCGGGTCGCACCCGAGGGTGTCGACAAAGCACTGGCGAGCCAAGTGTGGCAGGTTGTTCTTGCTGCTGAGGTGGGCCAGCACCAGATGTTGCAGGTTGCTCCAGCCCAACTCGTGCACCAGGCGCGCGGCCTGGTGATTGTTCAAATGCCCTTGCATGCCACCCACCCGCTGCTTCAGGAAGGCCGGGTAGTGACCGCGTGCCAGCAGGTCGCGGCAGTGGTTGGCCTCGATCAGCAGTGCATCCAGGCCCTGGTAACGTTCCAGCAGCAGCGCGTCGTAGGAGCCCAGGTCAGTCAGCATGCCGAAGCGCCGCTGGCCATCACTGAGCACGTACTGCAGCGGCTCATAGGCGTCATGCTCGACCCGCGCCGCGGTCACTTCCAGGCCGCCGATACGCAGGCTGTCGCCACAAGCGAGAAAACCGGCCACCTCCACCGGCTTGCGCATGCCGCGCAAGGTCCCTTGGCTGAGGTAGACCGGTACATTGTAGCGCCGCGACAGCAAGCCGACCCCATGCACGTGGTCGGCATGTTCGTGGGTGACCAGTACCGCACTGAGCTGGGCCGGCGACACGCCGAGCAGCGCCAGGCGCCGCTCAGTCTCGCGCAGAGAGAACCCGCAATCGACCAGGATGAGTGTGTCACCACTGGCGATCAGCGTGCCGTTTCCCTGGCTGCCGCTTCCGAGTACCGCGAAGCGCACTTAGCCCAGGTGGTCCTGAATGGCGCTCAGCACGCGGCGGGCGACATCGGCCGGGGCCACGGTGTTGATGTTCTTCTCGACCGTGACCTGCACGCTCTCACCCACCTTGCTCAGGCGAACCTGGTAGCGCTCGGCACGGGCTTCACGCTCTTCCTTGGTCGGTTCGCTGCCGAACATGCGCCCGAAGAAGCCCGGCTGGTTCTGCTTGTCGTCAGGCTTTTCCGACAGGTTGATGTAGTACAGGCCCAGGCTGCGGTTGATGTCCTCGACACGCCACTCGCCACCCTGCTCCAAGGCACGGCCCACGCTGGACCAGGCGCGGTCCAGGTCGGCGCCCAGATACAGCACCGGGTTGCCGCTGCCGTCTTCGCTCAGGCTGACGCGGCTTGGCGCGTCGAAATCGCGATCGCGGCCAGCAGCGACACCGAACCGCCTTTCTCGGCGCTGCGGTTCATGCTGGCAAGCATTTCGTCGACCAGCAGGGCATCGGTGCCGGTGTTGCTGGAGGTGGACGGGAAATCGGGCTCGGTAGTGCTGCCGGCCGGGCGCTCGACGCTGACCACGTACACCTCGGAGGTGTTGCGCTGCACGCCAGGCTCCATGCGCACACGCACGCGCACTTCGCTGTCAGCGCTGCTGGCAGTGCTGGCCAGGCGCTGGCCGAGCGATGCCGACAGTTCGTCGAAACGCTGCCAGGTGGTGTTGAACTCACCGGTCTGCGGGCGCTCTTCGGCAATGCGGAAGCCGTTGTCCTCGAAGAACTGGCGAGCCACCGGCCATACTTCGGCCGGCGAATGCTGGGCCAGCACCCAACGGCTGCTGCCGCTGCGCTGCAGGCTGTAGTCGGTAACCTGGGCGGCGCCACCGGTCATCGGTTGCGGGCGCGGCACCTCGAACTCGCCGGTGGCGCCGTCGTCGGCGACGTTACGCGGAATCGGCAGCAGCGGATCCAGGCGCTTGACGTTGCTGGCGTCCGGCGGCAGCTGCATCGGCGCAGTCGGGCGCGCCTGCAGGTAATCGCTGCCGCGGTCGCGGAAATAGCCATCCTCGCCCCACAGCCAGCCACACCCACTGGTGCTGGAAATGATCAGGGCAAGGGCGGAAAGACCAGCCAGTCGCTTCATGCGGTGTACTTCCTCTTAAACCAGTACGCCGGACTGGCGCAAGGCAGTACGGACTTTTTCGTGGCAGCCTTCGCTCAACCAGGTCAGCGGCAGGCGAATGCCCTTTTGCATCAGGCCCATTTCGACGAGCGCCCATTTCACCGGGATCGGGTTGGCTTCGCAGAACAGGTCTTTGTGCAGTGGCATGAGTTTTTCGTTGATTGCGCGGGCCTTCTCGGCATTGCCCTCAAGGGCGGCCTCGCACAGGTCGGCCATTTCGCGCGGGGCGACGTTGGCGGTGACGGAGATGTTGCCCTTGCCACCCATCAGGATCAGTTCGACGGCAGTCGGGTCGTCGCCGGACAGGACGATGAAGTCGCTGTCGACGCCATCGAGGATGGCCTTGGCGCGCACCAGGTCGCCGGTGGCTTCCTTGATACCGATGATGTTCTTGACCTTCGACAGGCGGATCACGGTCTCGGCCTGCATGTCGCAGGAAGTGCGACCAGGTACGTTGTAGAGGATCTGCGGGATGTCGACGGCTTCGGCAATGTGCTTGAAGTGCTGGTACAGGCCTTCTTGCGTCGGCTTGTTGTAGTACGGCACCACCAGCAGGCAGGCATCGGCGCCGGCATTCTTGGCATTCTGGGTCAGGTGCACGGCTTCGGCAGTGGAGTTGGCACCGGTGCCGGCGATGACCGGGATCGGCTTGTTGCTGCGCTTGACGCGCTCGACCACGTGCTTGATGACCAGGATGTGTTCTTCGACATCCAGCGTGGCCGACTCACCGGTAGTGCCGACAGCGACGATCGCGTGGGTGCCGTTTTCCAGGTGGAAGTCTACAAGTTTGTCGAGGCTGCCCCAGTCCACACGCCCTTGTGCATCCATGGGTGTGACCAATGCCACCATACTGCCCGCAATCATGTAACTGCTCCTGCCGGAAAAAGAGAGCGGTAATGGTACTGGGGGCATCGGCCTTGCACAAGCGAAGCAGGCGGGCGGAGCATTCCCCTCGGCGCCTTATTTCGCTACCCTTGATGCTTTGATCGGTGCAGCGCGGCCCGCCGGGCCGTCGACCTTGCTCCCCGCCAGCGTCCACGACCTCGCATGCGAGCCCCGGGCCCTGCCGACAGGAGGCTTTCGCCCGTCCTGTGCCGACCGCTCATCGCTTTAGGAATGCTGCATGTCCACCCCCACCGTCCGCGAACAATTCCTTGTCATCAGTGCCCTGGGCCCCAACCCCATGGAGCTGGCCAACGTCCTCAGCCGCGCTGCGTTCGAGAACCGCTGCGCGGTGGTCACCTCGCGCCTGAGCCGCCACGGCGAGACCAGCGCCCTGGTACTGCAGGTGGGCGGCAGCTGGGACGCCCTGGCGCGCCTCGAAGCCATGCTGCCGGGCCTGGGCAAGAAGCACGGCCTGACCCTGGACGTGGTGCGCAGCGCCGACCAGGAAGTGCGCCCGCAGGCCCTGCCCTACGTTGCCTACGTCAGCGCCGCCTACCGCCCGGACATCATCAACGAACTGTGCCAGTTCTTCCTCGACCACCGCGTCGAGCTGGAAGCCATGACCTGCGATACCTACCTTGCGCCGCAGACCGGCAGCAGCATGCTCAACGCACAGTTCACCGTGATTCTGCCGGCCGGTACCCAGATCAGCTGGCTGCGTGACCAGTTCCTGGACTTTGCCGATGCCTTGAACCTCGATGCGCTGATCGAGCCATGGCGTCCACAGAACCCAATGTAAGGAAACCGACCATGGCTGTAGCACTCGACCAACCTGTTGCCGACTTCCAGGCCCAGGCCACCAGCGGGCAAACCGTCAGCCTGGCCGGGCTCAAGGGCCGGCAAGTGGTGGTGTACTTCTACCCGAAGGACAGCACCCCGGGCTGCACCACCGAGGGTCAGGGCTTCCGTGACCAGCATGATGCCTTTGCCGCGGCCAACACCTTGGTATTCGGCGTGTCGCGCGATGGCATCAAGTCGCATGAGAACTTCAAGGCCAAGCAAGGCTTCCCGTTCGAGCTGATCAGCGACAAGGACGAAGCCCTGTGCCAGCTGTTCGACGTGATCAAGCTGAAGAAGCTGTATGGCAAGGAATACATGGGCGTTGACCGCAGCACCTTCCTGATCGACAAGGACGGTGTGCTGCGCCAGGAATGGCGCGGGGTGAAGGTGCCCGGGCATGTGGATGCCGTATTGGCTGCTGCCCAGGCCCTGCACAAGGCTTGAGATTGCTGTGGGCTGCTTTGCAGCCCTTCGCGGGCACGCCCGCTCCCACAGAAATCGAGCCGGAACCTGTGGGTAGCGGGCGTGCCCGCGAAGGGCCGCAAAGCGGCCCCAATTGCATTCAAAGCATCGGTGACACACTAGGCTCCTGCCGCGGCCAGGCATCCAGCACCGCCTTGATCAGCGTCGCCAGCGGGATCGCGAAGAATATCCCCCAGAACCCCCACAACCCGCCAAACAACAGCACCGCGCAGATGATCGCCACCGGGTGCAGGCTGACCGCCTCGGAAAACAGCAGCGGCACCAGCACGTTGCCATCCAGCGCCTGGATGATCGCGTACACCGTCATCAGGTAGATGAACTGGTCACCCCACCCCCACTGGAACAACGCGATCAACGTCACTGGCACGGTCACCACCACCGCGCCCACGTAAGGCACCACCACCGACAGCCCTACCAGCAGCGCCAGCAGCGCGGCGTAGTTGAGCCCCAGGCTGATGAAGGCGATGTAGGTGGCAATGCCGCAGATCAGGATCTCGATGCCTTTGCCGCGGATGTAGTTGGCGATCTGCCGGTTCATCTCGCTGCCCACCCGGTTAAGCAGGGTGCGCTGGCGCGGCAGATAACCGCTGACCCAGCGGCCGATCAGTTCGCGGTCCTTGAGAAAGAAGAACACCAGGATCGGCACCAGCACCAGGTAGATCATGGCGTTGACCAGCAGCGGCAGGCTCGATAGCGAGAAGGTCAGTGCCCACTGGCCGAACTTGCCGATTTCCCCGCGCACCGACTCGATGGCATGCAGTACCTGCTCGTCCGATACCAGGTGCGGGTAGCGCTCTGGCAACAGCAACAGCAGCGACTGCCA
This region includes:
- a CDS encoding phosphoribosylaminoimidazolesuccinocarboxamide synthase is translated as MEKRDELYRGKAKSVYKTDDADRLILLFRNDTSAFDGKRIEQLDRKGMVNNKFNAFIMQKLEEAGVPTQFDKLLGDNECLVKKLDMIPVECVVRNYAAGSLVKRLGVEEGIKLEPSTFELFLKNDEKGDPFINESHVVAFGWGTAEQLAEMKKLSLKVNEVLSKLFDDAGLLLVDFKLEFGVFHGQIVLGDEFSPDGCRLWDKETRKKMDKDRFRQGLGDVIEAYEEVAKRLGVPL
- the dapA gene encoding 4-hydroxy-tetrahydrodipicolinate synthase, which gives rise to MIAGSMVALVTPMDAQGRVDWGSLDKLVDFHLENGTHAIVAVGTTGESATLDVEEHILVIKHVVERVKRSNKPIPVIAGTGANSTAEAVHLTQNAKNAGADACLLVVPYYNKPTQEGLYQHFKHIAEAVDIPQILYNVPGRTSCDMQAETVIRLSKVKNIIGIKEATGDLVRAKAILDGVDSDFIVLSGDDPTAVELILMGGKGNISVTANVAPREMADLCEAALEGNAEKARAINEKLMPLHKDLFCEANPIPVKWALVEMGLMQKGIRLPLTWLSEGCHEKVRTALRQSGVLV
- a CDS encoding glycine cleavage system protein R, with the protein product MSTPTVREQFLVISALGPNPMELANVLSRAAFENRCAVVTSRLSRHGETSALVLQVGGSWDALARLEAMLPGLGKKHGLTLDVVRSADQEVRPQALPYVAYVSAAYRPDIINELCQFFLDHRVELEAMTCDTYLAPQTGSSMLNAQFTVILPAGTQISWLRDQFLDFADALNLDALIEPWRPQNPM
- the xenA gene encoding xenobiotic reductase XenA, producing MSALFEPYTLKDVTLRNRIAIPPMCQYMAEDGMINDWHHVHLASLARGGAGLLVVEATAVAPEGRITPGCAGIWSDAHAQAFVPVVQAIKAAGSVPGIQIAHAGRKASANRPWEGDDHIAADDARGWETIAPSAIAFGAHLPQVPREMTLDDIARVKQDFVDAARRARDAGFEWIELHFAHGYLGQSFFSEHSNKRTDAYGGSFDNRSRFLLETLAAVREVWPENLPLTARFGVLEYDGRDEQTLEESIELARRFKAGGLDLLSVSVGFTIPDTNIPWGPAFMGPIAERVRREAKLPVTSAWGFGTPQLAEAALQANQLDLVSVGRAHLADPHWAYFAAKELGVEKASWTLPAPYAHWLERYR
- a CDS encoding YhfL family protein; this encodes MKKLFKATVAVAVVSGVALLSGCTGQVYNQPKNCTYDYLFHPSVSISKIIGGCGPIDKLPQQQ
- the mqo gene encoding malate dehydrogenase (quinone) encodes the protein MFKKAGKTLLGLAVAASVMQAHAAETKKVDVLLVGGGIMSSTLAVWLHELEPSWSMEMVERLDGVAEESSNGWNNAGTGHSALAELNYTPEDKDGNVNISKAIEINEAFQISRQFWAWQVRQGVLKNPHSFINTTPHMSFVWGDDNIKFLKKRYDALQASPLFRPMQYSEDHAQIAKWVPLMMEGRDPNQKLAVTWTPIGTDVNFGEITRQFVGHLKTQDNFDLKLSSEVQDITRNKDGSWHVEYKNLKDGTESATDAKFLFIGAGGGALKLLQKSGIPEAKEYAGFPVGGSFLVTENPTIAMQHMAKAYGIASTGAPPMSVPHLDTRVLDGKRVILFGPFATFSTKFLKNGSYLDLLSSTTTHNVWPMTKVGIDQYPLVEYLAGQLMLSDDDRFEALRTYFPNAKKEDWRLWQAGQRVQIIKRDAEKGGVLKLGTEVVASEDRTIAGLLGASPGASTAAPIMLNVLETVFKEKVATPEWQAKIKQIVPSYGTKLNDSAAATQKEWNYTAEVLQLEKPPVIDESVGTTVAPSQPVESKPENDMAL
- a CDS encoding putative addiction module antidote protein → MSDKFTPEDMPILELDLSNSKRFEASRFLDSPETIAAFLAEAMKANDAQILMHALGEVAKAKGVNQFAQEAGVNRESLYKTLRGGDKTRFSTIQKLMLALGVELTVRPLQKLPASS
- a CDS encoding AI-2E family transporter; this encodes MFKVLRDWMQRYFSDEEAVVLAVLLFLAFTAVLTLGGMLAPVLAGMVLAFLMQGLVNALERLRVPTRLAVMLVFALFMGALAVVMLVLVPLLWHQLITLFNELPGMLGKWQSLLLLLPERYPHLVSDEQVLHAIESVRGEIGKFGQWALTFSLSSLPLLVNAMIYLVLVPILVFFFLKDRELIGRWVSGYLPRQRTLLNRVGSEMNRQIANYIRGKGIEILICGIATYIAFISLGLNYAALLALLVGLSVVVPYVGAVVVTVPVTLIALFQWGWGDQFIYLMTVYAIIQALDGNVLVPLLFSEAVSLHPVAIICAVLLFGGLWGFWGIFFAIPLATLIKAVLDAWPRQEPSVSPML
- a CDS encoding type II toxin-antitoxin system RelE/ParE family toxin, whose amino-acid sequence is MPNQIDTTPEFDDWLDDVKDPIGRGAITSRIARAEIGSFGDIESVGDGVSEMRVFVGPGYRIYFVRTGSTRYLMLYGSNKTDQHRAIKRAKEILDSVRGKQR
- a CDS encoding peroxiredoxin is translated as MAVALDQPVADFQAQATSGQTVSLAGLKGRQVVVYFYPKDSTPGCTTEGQGFRDQHDAFAAANTLVFGVSRDGIKSHENFKAKQGFPFELISDKDEALCQLFDVIKLKKLYGKEYMGVDRSTFLIDKDGVLRQEWRGVKVPGHVDAVLAAAQALHKA
- a CDS encoding DUF3077 domain-containing protein gives rise to the protein MPTDDTKQPTTVGKTCFYQGENNTHPLFRIEPGIPCQDAREQASELMGYVRDLIITGLMDGDQKLIWASHYLSAMAKALLDDAELGMMKK
- a CDS encoding helix-turn-helix domain-containing protein → MAINDSPVIMTTMRAYPHPNPEDLTLERLLYALSDPVRLDIVRRLAGVTEASCGELDGGRPKSSMSHHFRVLRDAGLVHTRNVGTTHMNSLRSEMLGERFPGLLDCILRQQ
- a CDS encoding MBL fold metallo-hydrolase, which produces MRFAVLGSGSQGNGTLIASGDTLILVDCGFSLRETERRLALLGVSPAQLSAVLVTHEHADHVHGVGLLSRRYNVPVYLSQGTLRGMRKPVEVAGFLACGDSLRIGGLEVTAARVEHDAYEPLQYVLSDGQRRFGMLTDLGSYDALLLERYQGLDALLIEANHCRDLLARGHYPAFLKQRVGGMQGHLNNHQAARLVHELGWSNLQHLVLAHLSSKNNLPHLARQCFVDTLGCDPDWLQVANQEHGLDWREIA